TTCCGCATGTTATGAGCGGAATAAATGTTCCACAATTGAAGGTGAATGTTTTTTACGTAACGATGCAATTTATCGAGTATCAACTGGGGCGTCTACTTATAGTAACGCCGATTTTGCGGCCATCGTTAGCAGTTGCCTCGGATTAGAAAAAGTTTGCCGAAAAAACTGCGAAAGTGGGACTATTTTTTGATTTCTGTTTTGAATCTTTCTTTGATTTGTAACATTGCGCGGAGGATGTAATCTTCATTCATAGAAATTCGCCAGTTCATAAGAGATCCTTCGTAGAGATTGATCAGATCCCTTGCTAATTCTAAT
The Leptospira levettii genome window above contains:
- a CDS encoding LA_0364 family Cys-rich lipoprotein; translated protein: MKGLIGSLIFVFLFSCGSPFSFRSACYERNKCSTIEGECFLRNDAIYRVSTGASTYSNADFAAIVSSCLGLEKVCRKNCESGTIF